Genomic DNA from Thermoanaerobaculia bacterium:
TGGCACTTCATCGAGGCGCCGCGCGCCGAGCTCTACGACGTCGAGGCCGATCCGCGCGAGGTGCGCAACCTGGCCGATGACGAGCGCCGCGTCGTCCGCGAGCTCCGGGCGGAGCTCGCGGCGCTCGATGCCACCGTCCAGCCCGCGGCCTCCGGCACGGCGCCCGTCGAAGAGGACGAGGAGACCATGCGGGCGCTGGCGGCGCTCGGCTATATCGGCGGCCAGGCGCTCGACACCGGCAAGTCGTTCCGGGACCTGCCCGACCCGAAGGACCGGCTCGACGTCTTCGCCAAGATGGGCCGGGCGCGCGGATTGGCGCGTGGCGAGGACTCGAAGAAGGCCATCTCCCTGCTCGAAGAGGTGCTGGCGGAGGACCCGGAGGTCGTCGACGCCTGGTTCACTCTCGCGAACGTGCACTATCGCGAGCGCAACTGGGCGAAGTCCGCCGAGTACTACCGCGAGACGCTCGCGCGCCGCCCCGATCACGACTGGGCGATGATCGGCCTCGCCGACACCTACGTCGCCCGCGGCGAGATCGACGCTGCGGTCGCCGGCTATCGCAAGTACCTGGAGGTCGATCCGAAGAACGCCCAGATTCTCTATCGGCTGGCCCAGGTCGAGCTCGACGCCGGCCGTGATGCAGACGCCGAGAAAGGCCTGCGGAAGACCCTCGAGGTCGAACCGCGGACGGCGCGCGCCGAGGTCGGTCTGGCGGTCGTCGCCTTTCGCCGGAAGGATCTGCCGGCGGCCCACGCGGCGCTCGATCGTGCCCAGCGAATCGACCCCCGAGCCAAGCACGCGCGCTACAACCGCGCCCTGATCTTCGAGGCGGAGGGCCGGCTCGCCGAGGCGGCCGCCGCTTATCGCCAGGAGATCTCCGATCATCCCGGGAGCTTCAAGGCGTTCTTCAATCTCGGCCGGCTGCTCGAAGCGATGGGGGACAGGGCCGGAGCGCTCGCGGCCCTGCAGAGCGCCGTCGCCATCAACGGCGAGTACGCGATGGGCCGCCTTTTTCTGGCGCGGGCGCTGCTCGCGACCGGGGATCTGGCCGGCGCCGAACGCGAGGCGCGCCGCGGGCTCGAGATCGACGCGCAAGGCCCGTTTGCGCCGCTGGGGCACTACGTCCTGGCGGATGCCTACGGCCGTCAGGGGCGCGCCGGCGATGCGGCAAGGGAAGCGCAGCTGGGCAAGGAGGCCGAGGCCCGCGCCGCGATTGTGGGCAACGCGCGGGCGAAGGTCGCGCCCGCCGATCCCGATTCCTAGATCCGGCGCTGCGAGTTTTCAGTCAACGGAGGTGAAGGGCGGTCAGCTCTTCGCTTCGAGCTCGAGCGCGCGCCAGAGGTACCAGCTGGCGGCGGTTCGATACGGTCGCCACTTTTCTCCGAGCGCGAGCAGTTCCTTGGGCTTGGGCAGGACCTCCCTCCCGAATGTGCGGGCGAAGCCCTTGCGTACGCCGTAGTCGTCGAGCGGCAGCACGTCCGGCCGGCCGAGAGTGAAGATCAGGAACATCTCGACCGTCCAGGTGCCGATGCCGCGGACGCTCGTCAGGCGCTCGACGAGCTCGCTGTCCGAGAGTTTCTCGGCCGCCCGCCGGGTGGGAATCTCTCCGGCCAACGACTTCTGCGCCAGATCCTTGACCGCGGCGACTTTGCTGCGCGACAGCCCCGCGGCCCGCAGGAGCTCCTCGGGGGCGTCGGCGATCTTCTCCGGACCGGGGCAGCGGCGCGAGCCGAAGCTCGCGCAGACTCGGGCATAGATCGTCGCGGCCGCCTTGCCGGTCAGCTGCTGGTAGACCACCGACTCGAGCAACGCCTGGTAGGGGGTCTGCCGCGGTGCGATCGTGAGCCGGCAGGGGCCGACCTCGCGGATGAGCCGCGCCATCGTCCGATCCTTGCGGGAGAGATGCGCCACGGCGGTGTCGACGTCGAACAGCGGTGAGACGTTGGTGTCGCGAATTTGCGTGGCCTCCTCTGCTTCGGGGAGGCGGGAGTCTAGCGGATCAGGTCGAGAACGCCGAATCGACTCGGACGATGGAAATCGGCGGGCGAAGTGAAGGTCGGCGACCAGCACGAGAACTCCGGCTCTCCGCCGTGCGGACGCTCGATGCGGTAGAAGTTGGCCCTGAGCGTCGACGGCGGCGCTGCGAGATCGAGGCCGCGCCATGGGATGGCGAGGTGGGCACGCCAGTCGGCACGCTCGCCGGTCGGTTCGGCGCCCCACTCGAGGCCGCTGCAGTTCCATTGCGTGTCGACCTGCATGCCGATGCGATCGCCGTGGGGATTGAAGACCCGAGCATCGAACAGCACACCGGCCGGGCTGAGCTCGAACTCGAAGTAACGGGTCGGCACCGCCTCGCCCGGAGCGAGAAAGAGCTCCACGACCTCCTGCTGCCAGAGCGGGTCGTCGCGCTCGGTGAAGGTGCCCCAGGCGTCGTCGTCGCAGCAGTGGAAACGGACGTGGAGGTGCGACTCCTCCCACGCGAGCTCGACCTGCGTCGGCCAGCACGCCTGCGCCCGGCCATCGGCACGCACGAACGCGGTGAGCTCCGTCCGGCCAGCGCCAAGGTGGACGACGCCGACCCGCGGGGGCGTCACTCCCATGGGCCGGGTGGCATCGCCAGGCGTTCGACCGCCTCGCCGGCGAGCGCCGAGCGCTCGAGGATCTCGGGGACGTCGCCCAGCGTCACGCCGGCGAACCAGAGATTCCCCGGCCAGACCACCACGGTGACCCCGCGGCTGCAGTGCTTGAGGCAGCCGGTGCGTGTCACCAGCACCTCGTCCCTGAGCCCGCGGGCTCGCACCAGGTCCTTGAATGCCTGATAGACGGAGAGCCCGTCGCGCGCGGCGCAGCAGGGTTTCTCGGAGTCCGGACCGCGTTCGTTCACGCACACCAGCACCTGGGATTGCGGCTTCGGCATGCGTGGATACTAGCGAAGCGACGCAGCAGGCGCGGTCAGAAGTGGCGCTGCGCCAGAAAGCTGGCGAGAGATCCGGGCTAGGATCCTGCCCGGGCCCCCTGAATGACCGCACGCATGCTCCTCAATCCTGCCGCCGGGCGCGGCCGCGGCCGGCGCTCGATTGCGGCGATCACCGCGGCGGCGCGCCGGCACGGCATCGAGGTCGAGGTTCCGGAGAGTGCGGCGGATCTGACGGCGTGCGCGCGGCGCGCCGCCGGTGACGGGATCGAGCGCCTGCTGGTCGGCGGCGGCGACGGCACCTGGCACCAGGCGGCGCGCGGCCTCGCCGGCAGCGCCTGCGCGCTCGCCCCGATCGCCCTCGGTACCGGCAACGATCTGGCGCGGGAGCTCGGCTTTCCGCTCGACCCGATCGCGGCGATCGGTCGCGCCGTCGAGGGTCCGGTCACCCGCATCGACCTCGGCCGGGCTGGCGAGGGGATCTTCTGCGGCGTCGCCGGTTCGGGCTTCGACAGCCAGTGCGCCGAGTACGCGAAGAGCGTCCGCCGGTTGCGCGGCCCGCTGGTCTATGTCTGGTCGGTGATCCGGGTGCTGGCGCGCTTCACGCCGCTCCGCGCGACGCTCGACCACGACGGCGGGAGGTTCGAGGGCGAGGTCATGTTCGTCTCGCTCGCCAACACCCGCTGGTTCGGCGGCGGCATGCACATCGCTCCGCACGCCGACGCGACCGATGGACTGCTCGACGTGGTGATCGTGCACCGCGTCTCTCGCCTGCGGCTGCTTTCGGTCTTTCCGCGCGTCTACTCCGGCAGGCACCTCACGCACCCGGCGGTTTCGATCCTGCGCACCAGCCGGGCCCGCCTCGCTTTCGATCGTCCGTCGATGCTCTATGGCGACGGCGAAGCGATCACCCCGGTGCCGATGGCTTCGTTGTCCGGCGATGCGGCCGGCGGACTCGCAGTGAGCCTCGAGCCGAAGCGGCTCGCCGTCGTGCGCTCGCAGGAGGGAAGGCTAGCGTGAAGTCTGGGACGGGTGAAGCGAGGAAGCCCGGCCCGGGGTCGCCGGGCCGGGCCGATGCGGCTCGCCTCAGAAGCTGAAGACGAACTCGACGCCGACCGTCCGCGGGTCGTTCGTCATGCCGGTCAGGTTGTTGAAGTCGATGCCGTTCTGGACGATCTCTTCGTCGGTCAGGTTGCGGCCGAAGATCGCCAGCTCGTAGCGCGCGTCGGAGAAGGCATAGGCGACGCGGGCGCCGATCTCGAGCGAGTCGCCGTTGAACTCCTTCGACTCGTAGAGGAAGAAGCTCTTCTCGCTGTGGTAGGCCCAGTCGAGGCTGGCGGAGAAGAGGCCTGAACCGGCCGGGCGCCGGTAGTCGACGATGCCGTTCACGATCCACTCCGGCGCATGCGGCAGGGGGTTGCCGTCGACGCGCGCCAGGCCGCCGACGATCGGGTCGAGCACCGTGCAGCCGCCGCCGCAAGGGGTCACCCCGAGGCTCGGATCGTCGATCTCGGTGTGGTTGTAGCTGCCACCCAGGTTGATCAGCCAGTGGGCGGCCGGCATCCAGTCGATGTCGGCCTCGAAGCCGTAGCCCTTGCTCTGGTCGGCGTTGAGGAGCGTCGCGGTGTTGAACTGCCCGCCGACGGCGACGAGCTGCTGGCCGTCGACGGTGAACTCGTAGAGAGCGAGGTTCAGCCGGAGCTTGCGGTCGAGCAGCTCGCTCTTCATGCCGACCTCGAACGACAGCACCTCCTCCTCGTCGGCGATCGAGACGCAGTTCGTCGCCGGGTTCGTGCCGCCCTGGAAGTCGGCGCAGAACAGGATGCGCCCCTGGATCGACGGGGCGCGGAAACCGGTGCCGGCGCGGCCGTAGAAGTTCACGGTCTCGGTGGCCTCGTAGTTCGCCGAGAGGTCCCAGGTGACGAGGTCGGCGTCGGTCGACGCCCGGATCGGTCCCGCCGTCGGGGTCTGGAAGGTCGGGTCCGGGCGCTCGACCGAGAACTCCTTCTCGTCGGTGGTGTAGCGCAGGCCGCCCTTGAGCGACCAGCGATCGGTCGGCCGGAAATCGACCGAAGTGAAGAGCGCCCAGGATTCGGTGTCCTGGACCTGGAAGGCGTACCCGTCCTGGACGCCTCCGCCGAGCGTGTCGTAGCTGAAGCTGTCGGCCTGGAGGCTCTCGTCGAAATAGAAGAAGCCGACGAGCCAGTCCCAGGCGCCTCCCGTGTCACTCGCCAGACGGATCTCCTGGGTGAACTGGTCGAGGTCCGGAATGCCGTCGGCCGACTCGGAGGTGAAGGGGATGAACCCGGGGCCGAAGGGCGGCGCATAGACCGCTCCAAAGCCGCCGTCGATGTCGCCCCGGCTCAGCATGTCGAGCGTCTCGTAGCCGGTGATGGCGGTGAGAGTCGCGAAGTCGAACTTGTAGTCGAGCGTGAAGGCGCCGCCCTGGGCGCTGATCTCCTGGAAGTTGCGGCCGTCCTGGTAGACCTTGTCCTGCGAGAAGTCGCTCGTCAGGTCGCTGGTCCCCGACTTGATGATGTTGGCGCGGAAGACGCGCGCCGTCCCGTCGAGCTCCCAGCCGTGGATGTTGAACAGCGCGCTCAGGCGCTCGTTGGGCTCCCAGAGGAGCTGCAGGCGGTAGGCGCCGGTCTCGTGGCCGCCCAGGGCGTCACTTTCACCGGTGAAACCGTTGTCGATCCAGTCGGACTGCGACTGGTAGAGCACCGAGGCCCGCACGGAAAGCGTCTCGGTGAGGGCGCCGCCGAACGCCGCCTTGGCGTCGACGGTGTTGAACGTTCCGAACGAAGCGCTGACGAAACCGTCGCGCTCCTGGGACGGCCGGACGGTGTCGAACTTCACGATGCCGGCGGGGGTGTTGCGCCCGAAAAGCGTCCCCTGGGGGCCGCGCAGGACTTCGGTGCGCGCGACGTCGAAGAGCGGCATGCCCTTGACCACCGGGTTCTCGAGGACGACGTCGTCGACCACCATCGAGACCGGCTGCGAGGCGTTCAAGTCGAAGTCGGTGTTGCCGAGGCCGCGCACATAGAAACGCGGGAAGGCGCGGCCGAAAGAGGACTCGAGCAGGAGACTCGGGACCCGTCCAGAGAGGGCCTTGACGTCACCGGCGCCGGAGGTCAGGAGGTTGAACTTCGCCGTGTCGAGGGTGGTGATCGAAAGCGGCACGAGTTGGACGTTCTCTTCCCGCTTCTGCGCCGTGACGGTGATCTCGTCGAGGACGACCGCGGTCTCCTCTTCCGTGGCGGCGGACTCGGCGGCCCCGGCGGGCGCCGCAGGCGGCGCCTGGCTTTCCGCCTGCTGGGCGAAGCCGGCGCCGCTTGTGAACGGCAGGAGGGCGAAAGCGATCCAGGCTGCGAGGTTTCTCCGCGACGGCAAGATGGCCATGTTTGCAGTCTCCTGTTGAAATTTTGCGAGAGTGTAACACCCGGACTCGGCGTGAAAAGCGTGTCTTTCGAGCTCCTCGAAGCCCCACTGGAGGCAGGCGCGACAAGGGTTCCCGAATCCGGGAGGAGGGCGCGGGAGGGGCGAACTGCACAGTTCCTTGTGCGGCTGACAGGCTCCCGCCGGTCGGGTAGGATTCCGTATACGAAGTTCAGCCGTCGTCGTTCCGCCTTCGCCTGGAAATGCGCCGTGCCTCGCAGAGGGATGTTCTCGCGCTCGCAGCTGTCTGGATGGACCGCTTTCCTTCCCTGTTTCAAGGAGATTGACTTTATGAAGAGGTTGCAGAGGGTTCTCGCAGCAGGCCTGATGTCCGCGGCGTTCGCCGCGACGGTCTGGGCCCAGACCGACGTCACCACCACGCGCGTCTCCGGCACGATCAGCGCCGAGGACGGATCAGTCCTCCCGGGCGTCGCGGTCACGGCGACGAATCTCGCGACCGGCCTGGTCGTGACCGCCACCACCGACGGCGAAGGCTTCTACCGCCTGTTGAACCTGCCGACCGGCAACTACAGCTTCACCGCCGCGCTCGACGGCTTCGCCACCTCCAGCCGGGCGGATGTCCGCCTGGTCCTCGGCTCGACGCCGACGATCGACTTCACGATGCAGGTCTCGGCGATCGTCGAGACGATCGACGTGACCTCGGAGATCGCGGTCATCGAGGTGACCAACACCTCGAACTCGACGACGATTCTCACCGAGCAGATCGAGAAGATGCCGCTCGCCTCGCGCGACTTCCGCAACCTCGTCCTCCTGACGCCGCAGACGCGGTTCGACAGCGAGCGCGGCAACCTCGCGATCTCGGGCCAGCGCGGCATCAACACCAACGTCACCCTCGACGGCGTGGACTTCAACAACGCCTTCTTCGGCGGCACGGTGGGCGGCGCCGAAGGCCGCGCTCCGCTCTCCGTCTCGCAGGAGTCGATCAAGGAGTTCTCGGTCATCACCAACGGCGCCTCGGTCGAGTTCGGGCGCTCGGGCGGCGGCTTCGTCAACGTGATCACCAAGAGCGGCACCAACAACCTGCACGGCTCGGCCTTCTACTACAACCAGCCGCAGAGCCTGATCTCCGACTTCGCCAACGGCACCGAGCCGGCCGACCAGGAGAAGGACCAGTACGGCGGCTCGATCGGCGGCCGGATCGTCAGCGACAAGCTGTTCTACTTCCTCTCCTACGACGAAGTGAACAAGAGCGAGACGGTGCCGATCGATCCGCGCGTTCTGGACGCCGGAGTTTTCGCGCGCTATCCCGAGCTCGCCTCCCCGGACACCTATACCTTCGGTCAGGATGGTGACGTGCTCTTCGGCCGCCTCGACTGGCAGCCGACGCAGGAGCACCGCCTGATGCTGCGCGGCAACTTCACCAACTACACCGGCGTGAACGGCACCTCGAGCGCCACCACCCGCACCGAGTCGTACAACGGCATCGAAGGCCTCGACACCGAGGCCTGGGTCGCCAGCTACAGCTCGCAGTGGGGCAACAACGTGCTCAACGACCTGAACATCAACTACATCGTCGAAGACACGCCGCGCGAAGACAAGGGCCTCGACCTGCCGGACTTCCAGGTCTCCGGCCTGGGCGCCTACGGCGAGGTGTCGTTCCTGCCGATCGTCTCGACCACCGAGCGCAAGGGCATCGCCGACACGGTGACCTGGCTGACCGGCGACCACATCCTGAAGTTCGGCGGTGAGTACAACGACACCAGCATCGACCAGATCTTCAAGGGCAACTGGCGCGGCGTCTTCCGGTTCAACAGCCGCGCCGATTTCCTGGCCGGCCGCTGGGCCTCCTACAACCAGTTCGGCGGTCTGGGCGGCCTGACGGCCGACGAGGCCGGCCGGGCGGACTTCGGTCAGAAGGAGACGGCGCTCTTCATCCAGGACCAGTGGTTCATGAAGTCGAACTTGACGATCTCGGCGGGCGTCCGTTTCGAGAGCCAGGACAATCCGAACGACCCGATCCTGAACCCGCGGGATCGCAACGCCAACGGCTCCTACAACCTGTCGACCGAGATCCCCGACGCCGACATCACCGACCAGATCTCGCCGCGCTTCGGCCTCACCTGGTCGCCGGGCGACCAGAAGTCGGTCCTGCGATTCTCGGCCGGCCGTTTCTGGTCGCGGACGCCGGCGATTCTGATGGCCCAGCTCTTCACCTCGAACGGCCTGCAGGGAACCCAGTACCAGATCAACGCGCCGACCGGACCGGGCGGCGCTGTGCTGCCGCCGACCGATCCGCTGGCGCCCGGCTGGGGGACGAACTTCACGGTTTCGGGTACCGAGCGTATCGACTTCACTCGGGTTCCGACGCCACGCGCGCCGGGAGTCTTCACTATCGACGAGGATTTCGAGAATTCGTACACCGACCGGCTCACCCTCGGCTTCGAGCGTGAAGTGGCCTCGCAGACCGTCGTCGGCATGGACATCACCTATGCCGAGGCGAAGCAGCTGCAGCGCCTCACGGACACCAACCTGCAGTACGACGGCACGCTGGCGGCGAACGGACTGCCGCGCTACAGCCGGACCCGCCCGAACGCCTACTACGGTCGCGTCACGACCAGCCTCTCGGACGCCGAGTCGGCGTTCACCGGCATCACCGTGCTCGCCAAGCGCCGGATGAGCGCCGGATTCCAGTACTACGCGGCGATCACCTGGTCGCAGGACAAGGATCACGACTCGAACGAGCGCAACTTCGCCGGCATCCAGGCCGAGGACGTCAACAATCTCGACCTGAACTACGGCGTCTCGAACCGCGACCAGGCCTGGCGCGGTCTCTTGAGCGGTCTCTGGGACACCGGCTGGTGGGGGATCAATGTCGCGGGTTCGTTCCGCTATGCGACCGGTTCGCCGTGGACCATCACCGCGGGCTCGGACGTGAACCTCGACACCAACAACGTCGACCGTCCGACCATCCTCGGCGTGCATCAGGAAAGGAACGGCGAGCGTCAGCCCGACGGCTACTCGCTCGACCTGCGGATCGGCAAGGACATCACCGTCGGCCCCGGCGTCATCGGCATCTTCGCCGAGTGCTTCAACTGCACGGATGCGGCGAACCGCTTCATCCCGGGCGTCAACATGTCCTGGGGCAACGCCGCCGGTTCCACGCCGACGAACGCGAACTTCGGCAAGGAGACCGGTTTCGGCACGCCGCGCACCATCCAGTTCGGCGTCCGTTTCGACTTCTGATCTTTCGGAAGACGAATCCGCAGGGAGAGGGAGGGGCGGCGACGCCCCTCTCTTTTTTTTGTCTAGAATGACCTCGACCATGGCTCGCGTCTCCCCCCTGCTGCCGCTCTCTGCCGCGGCTCTCCTTCTGGCCGGCTGTTCCGTGAACAGCTACGTGGCCGGAAAGGTCGGCACCGCGCTCACCCAGGGTGGCTCTTCCTGGAGCACGGAGGACGATCCGGAGCTGGTCCGCGACGCTCTGCCGTTCGCGCTCAAGACGATGGAGAGTCTGGCCCAGGAGGCTCCGCGGCACACCGGCCTCCAGCTCGGTCTCTGCCGCGGCTACTCGAGCTACGCCGGCGGCTTCCTCGAGCCCGAGGCCGAGGCGATCGAGGTCGAGTCCTTCGAACGCGCGAAGCAGATCCGCCTGCGGGCGGAGAGGCTCTATCTGCGGGCCTTCGGCTACTGCAAGCGGGCCCTCGATCTCGACTTCGACGGTGCCGGCGGGGATCTCGAAGGTTCTCCCGCGGAGCTCGACGCCGCGCTCTCCAGGGTCTCGGCGCAGGGTGTCGAGACGCTCTACTGGACCGGCGTCGCCTGGGGCTCGGCGGTCGCGCTCGGTCTCGATCGTCCGGAGCGAGTGGCCCAGTTGCCCACCGTGCGCGCGATCTTCGAGCGCGCCTTGGCGCTCGAAGAGGCCTGGGATCAAGGGTCCCTGCACGAAGCGCTGCTGGTCTTCGACTCGATGCCGGCGATGATGGGCGGGTCCGCCGCGCGCGCGCGCGAGCATTTCGACCGCGCCATCGAGCTCTCGCATGGCCGGCGTGCGAGCCCCTACGTCACCTGGGCGCGCTCTTCGGCGGTGGCTCGCCAGGCGCGCCGCGAATACCGGGAGACGCTCGAGAAGGCGCTGGCGATCGACCCGGATGCCTCGCCTCCCGATCGTCTGTTGAATCTCGTCTCCCAGCGCCGTGCGCGGACGCTGCTCGATCGCATCGACGATTTCTTCTTCGTCGATGAAGCCGACGAATCCGAAGGTCAGCTCCCGCCAGCGGCGGGGGAGGAGGCTCCTGATGAATAGAACTGACACGTCCCGGCACCGGCCGGCGCGACTCACGGTCGCCGCGGCATGGCTGCTGGCGCTCCTCTCTCTCACAACGGCCCTCCACGCGCAGACGCTCAAGATGGCGACGCTCGCCCCGCAGGGCTCGATCTGGGATCAGGCCATCCGCGCGATGGGCGAGCGCTGGGCGAAGGAGACCGCGGGGAGGGTGCAACTGCGGATCTACGCCGGAGGGGTCGCCGGCGACGAGTCGGATGCGATGAGGAAGACCCGGGCCGGACAGTTCCAGGGTCTGGCGATCACGGTGGCCGGGCTGACGGAGATCGACAGCGCGTTCAACGTCTTCCAGATTCCGATGTACTTCGAGAGTTTCGAGGAGCTCTATTTCGTGCTCGCCGAGCTGCGCCCGGCGCTCGAGGCGCGGCTGGCGGCGAAGGGCTACGTGCTGCTGCACTGGGGGCACGGCGGCTGGATCCACCTCTTCTCGCGCCAGCCGATTCGCACCCTGGCCGACTTGAAGCAGCAGAAGCTCTTCGTCTGGGCGGGGGACGACAGCGCGGTGCAGGCGTGGAAGAAGAACGGCTATCAGCCGGTGCCCCTCGCCGCCACCGACATTCTGCTCGGCTTCCAGACCAAGATGATCGACGTCGTTCCGACGACGCCGATCGCCGCGCTTTCGCTGCAGTGGTACCGCCAGACGCCCTACATGCTCGGCATGGGCCTGGCCCCGCTGGTGGGCGGCGTCGTGCTCACGAAGGGCGCCTGGGACAAGATCTCGCCCGCCGACCAGGCCTTGGTCCTCGCGGCGGCGAAGGCGACCGAGAAAGGGCTCGAAGCCGAGGTTCCGCGGCAGGACAAGAGTGCCATCGACCAGATGAGCCAGCGTGGACTGTCGGTCGTCGAGATCGGTGCAGAGGAGCAGAAGTCCTGGCGCGGCGAGGCGCAGCGATTCGCCGTCGCGGCGCGCGACGGACGGGTGCCGGCGGAGATCCTCGCCGCGGCGGAGGCCGCGATTGCGAAGTTCCGTTCCCGCCCGGCGGCGGCTCCGGGCGGAGGGGCTGGCAACTGAGCTTCCTGCGCCGCGCTGAATCGACTCTCGCCATCCTGCCGCTCGCGGCGATGGCGCTCATCGTCGCGAGTGAGCTCGTGCTCCGGCAGCTCGGCGGCAGCGGCGTGCCCGGTGCGCTGCCCCTCGTCCAGCACCTGACGCTCTGGCTCGGCTTCCTCGGGGCGGCCTACGCCGCACGCGAAGGCAAGCTCCTGGCGATCGCCTCTTCGGCGCTGTTTCCGGAAGGACGATGGCGGCACGCAGCGGCGATCTTCGCCGGCGCGGTCGGCGCCGCGGTTTCGATCCTCCTGGCGCGAGCTTCGCTGGAGATGGTGCGGCTGGACCGCGAGGCCGGCGGCGAGGTCGCGCTCGGCATTCCGATCTGGGTGGCGCAGCTCGTGCTGCCGGTCGCCTTCGTCGTGCTCGCGCTGCGGCTGGCCTGGATGGCCTCGCCGCTCCTGAGCGGACGGGCCCTGGCGGCCCTGGGGCTCGTCGTGGGCACGCTCCTCGGGCAGTATCCGCTGTGGACAGAGGGCGCTCCCAAGCTCGCGGGTCTCGTCGTCCTGCTGCTCGGGGCGACGGCCGGGGCGCCGCTCTTCGTGTTGCTCGGTGGCGCCGCCGTCTGGCTGTTCCTGACCGACGGCGTGCCGATCGCGGTGGTGCCGATCGAGAGCTACCGCCTGGCGGTGCACCCGACCTTGCCGTCGATTCCGCTCTTCACCCTGACCGGGTTCCTGCTCGCCGAAGGCAAGGCCGCCCTGCGCCTGCTGGCGCTCTTCCGCGCCGCCGTCGGCTGGTTGCCCGGCGGCACTGCCGTGGTGACGGCGGTGCTCTGCGCCTTCTTCACCACCTTCACCGGCGGGTCGGGGGTGACGATCCTCGCGCTCGGCGCGCTGCTCTTCCAGACGCTTCAGGCGGAGCGCTACCGCGAGCGCTTCTCGCTCGGGCTGCTGACCTCCTCCGGCGCGCTCGGCCTGCTCTTCCCGCCGGCGCTGCCGCTCATCTTCTACGGCATCGTGGCCTCCGTTCCGATCCCAGACCTCTTCAAGGCCGGCATCCTTCCCGGCATGTTGATGGTCGGGGCGGTCGCTTTCTGGGGCCTCCGCGAAGGGCGGCGGTCCGGAATCGGTGGCCAGCCTTTCTCCTTTGGGGAGTTGGCGCGCGCGTCCTGGGCTGCGAAGTGGGAGATCCTCCTGCCCGTCCTGATCGTCGTGCTGATGCTCACCGGCCGCGCCACGGCGGTCGAGGCGGCGGGCGCGAGCGTCCTCTACGCCGTGGTCGTCGGGCTCGCGGTCCATCGCGACATCTCCTGGCGCCGCCTGCCGCACGTGCTG
This window encodes:
- a CDS encoding TonB-dependent receptor; the encoded protein is MKRLQRVLAAGLMSAAFAATVWAQTDVTTTRVSGTISAEDGSVLPGVAVTATNLATGLVVTATTDGEGFYRLLNLPTGNYSFTAALDGFATSSRADVRLVLGSTPTIDFTMQVSAIVETIDVTSEIAVIEVTNTSNSTTILTEQIEKMPLASRDFRNLVLLTPQTRFDSERGNLAISGQRGINTNVTLDGVDFNNAFFGGTVGGAEGRAPLSVSQESIKEFSVITNGASVEFGRSGGGFVNVITKSGTNNLHGSAFYYNQPQSLISDFANGTEPADQEKDQYGGSIGGRIVSDKLFYFLSYDEVNKSETVPIDPRVLDAGVFARYPELASPDTYTFGQDGDVLFGRLDWQPTQEHRLMLRGNFTNYTGVNGTSSATTRTESYNGIEGLDTEAWVASYSSQWGNNVLNDLNINYIVEDTPREDKGLDLPDFQVSGLGAYGEVSFLPIVSTTERKGIADTVTWLTGDHILKFGGEYNDTSIDQIFKGNWRGVFRFNSRADFLAGRWASYNQFGGLGGLTADEAGRADFGQKETALFIQDQWFMKSNLTISAGVRFESQDNPNDPILNPRDRNANGSYNLSTEIPDADITDQISPRFGLTWSPGDQKSVLRFSAGRFWSRTPAILMAQLFTSNGLQGTQYQINAPTGPGGAVLPPTDPLAPGWGTNFTVSGTERIDFTRVPTPRAPGVFTIDEDFENSYTDRLTLGFEREVASQTVVGMDITYAEAKQLQRLTDTNLQYDGTLAANGLPRYSRTRPNAYYGRVTTSLSDAESAFTGITVLAKRRMSAGFQYYAAITWSQDKDHDSNERNFAGIQAEDVNNLDLNYGVSNRDQAWRGLLSGLWDTGWWGINVAGSFRYATGSPWTITAGSDVNLDTNNVDRPTILGVHQERNGERQPDGYSLDLRIGKDITVGPGVIGIFAECFNCTDAANRFIPGVNMSWGNAAGSTPTNANFGKETGFGTPRTIQFGVRFDF
- the dctP gene encoding TRAP transporter substrate-binding protein DctP, encoding MNRTDTSRHRPARLTVAAAWLLALLSLTTALHAQTLKMATLAPQGSIWDQAIRAMGERWAKETAGRVQLRIYAGGVAGDESDAMRKTRAGQFQGLAITVAGLTEIDSAFNVFQIPMYFESFEELYFVLAELRPALEARLAAKGYVLLHWGHGGWIHLFSRQPIRTLADLKQQKLFVWAGDDSAVQAWKKNGYQPVPLAATDILLGFQTKMIDVVPTTPIAALSLQWYRQTPYMLGMGLAPLVGGVVLTKGAWDKISPADQALVLAAAKATEKGLEAEVPRQDKSAIDQMSQRGLSVVEIGAEEQKSWRGEAQRFAVAARDGRVPAEILAAAEAAIAKFRSRPAAAPGGGAGN
- a CDS encoding TRAP transporter large permease subunit, encoding MALIVASELVLRQLGGSGVPGALPLVQHLTLWLGFLGAAYAAREGKLLAIASSALFPEGRWRHAAAIFAGAVGAAVSILLARASLEMVRLDREAGGEVALGIPIWVAQLVLPVAFVVLALRLAWMASPLLSGRALAALGLVVGTLLGQYPLWTEGAPKLAGLVVLLLGATAGAPLFVLLGGAAVWLFLTDGVPIAVVPIESYRLAVHPTLPSIPLFTLTGFLLAEGKAALRLLALFRAAVGWLPGGTAVVTAVLCAFFTTFTGGSGVTILALGALLFQTLQAERYRERFSLGLLTSSGALGLLFPPALPLIFYGIVASVPIPDLFKAGILPGMLMVGAVAFWGLREGRRSGIGGQPFSFGELARASWAAKWEILLPVLIVVLMLTGRATAVEAAGASVLYAVVVGLAVHRDISWRRLPHVLRECVLVVGGVLLILGVALGLTSYLVDAQVPMHLLEWAQAHIGSKWVFLLALNLLLIVVGCLMDIFSATAVVVPLIVPLALAYGVDPIHLGIIFIANLELGFLTPPVGVNLFLASYRFERPMSEITLAVLPWLAIRAVGVLAITYLPWLTLVLLDR